In Euphorbia lathyris chromosome 9, ddEupLath1.1, whole genome shotgun sequence, the following are encoded in one genomic region:
- the LOC136206005 gene encoding uncharacterized protein, with translation MAVTTSLAGAAASKVANEAVDSVWRQIGYIWNYKTNIDDFQQQLLKLKAERQNMLHSVDEARRNGEEIEDTTTIWLKSADDAIEAAEEILNGNDTSKKRCFMGCCPNFKARHQFSRKAKKDTPGIAQVQRERNSILKISNRLDVQAMEPVKNYEALESRMEVLKDIIGALKSDDINLIGVYGLGGVDKTTLVKQQVIAQVKEEGIFKMVAIANVTHIWELSRIQQEIADWLGLKFHIESIEVRAATLRARLKQEEKVLIVLDDIWEPIEMEKIGIPDKDDHEGCKVLMTSRDLNVLLNMDVQRHFLLQVLQENEAWKLFEKKAGDFKNSKLQSIAIKVARRCAGLPVLIMAVATSLRDKELYEWNDALEHLQKFADKGMDAQVYSALEWSYKFLGDDHKSLFILCAQASESIIPITYLVKYAKGLGLFQKCTTIRVLRDRLLKVVNDLKRSCFLMEGDNNEFVRMHDVVRNFATVIASKQHHVFIVPSQTELQEWSEDTFERCTAISLLFCNIPKLPQVLECPKLESLILSNGGNPSLRIPENFFSRTKKLKLLDLTHVNLLPLPFSLGFLQNIQALCLNHCVLEDISAVGQLNKLQVLSLVGSNIVQLPMEIRNLTRLQLLDLGKCRRLVVIPPGILNCLTKLEELSMLGSFVQWEGEGHSGKRNNASLSELKTLSNLINLEIHISDAKIMPVDLFHAKLERFKIVIGDNQDYYGNHGVLKLVKLKINDGFELERVKVLFIETEYLCLDDIKGVENVLPKLERQGFPELKHLQIQNCHEMQFIIDTTRMCDIISFRSLESLSLLNLNKLENICYGAFAITSFNNLRKLKVGNCNALKNMFSFSMFRCLVQLQEINVSKCEILKEIVAASYEDETIKLTQLEILTLENLPQLEGFCSPTNGASAEILLVDEFENLFSKKIQFPNLVKLKLLSIKVEKIWHNLNTEFCPFDKLTTIIVQGCQNLTYVLTSLMVRSLAQLKKFEIRDCKSMEEVIRIEGEIEEKMIFPKLNHLFLGRLPKVVNFCKSNLIKFPNMEELRISGCPCLQTFVSTGNEAGQQQDSSTLFDEKVDFPNLEQLVISTVHRMKVIWGNELREDSFRRLKGFVIENAKGLVKVFAPNLDLTRFQNLESLCIDSCKALTGLFDIRCLIGVKNERGVSQLKILKVFSTPNLKYVWNEDPKGILDFHNLIHVNIRRCSSLKCVFPVSIARGLVNLEKLHVLDSAIKEIVAGDEERIQGATVFEFPRLKELRLRRLSQLETFYPGTHTLEWPALQQLYITECYQFHIFTLSFKKIIPNLEEVALNGKEVRRIREAQLPAELFHRLKLVDFDFFDEESAVFPYDLLHIFRNLGTLKVSNSKLKELFPPQGVLVGDEMRSLILTRMHSLELFCLRNLKTIWNQVLQTLQTLIIKFCDSLIILAPSSASFQSLTSLDICDCRGLVSLVTFSTATSLMQLQSLRVRNCIQVKVIVSDEGDEAMNEINFVKLKTLVLDCLPNLTSFCLGNHIFKFPCLTKVVVNQCPNMEFFSKGISSTPMLARVQRTEVENTGYWLGNLNSTMSFLYKKMFGFQGLRHLTLSEFSNLKDRWDNELPLEIFCDLNSLVIDEVAFSSYSIPSSLLEHLNKLEKLEVANCELLEEVFDLQEWSDETQEQRELLPKLNRFHLINLPKLRQVWNEHLGRILNFKHLQLLKVHNCCRLRMIFTPSMAQGLVQLQKMEVKKCVSVEEIISKGAKEDGMINFPMLNSLVLHSLPKLTVFRAGRGIVHCPSLKKIAVIDCPKVEVFTSTADEEPEQLNYDGISIFYGKVKFRSLKGLRVDWNNNMKKILAESHDLFCSLEFVKLKHFPIEYSSFPSRFLERSPNLEKLFVSDASFEELFSEEVTFNEEESLKKVTPLRGLTLSKLPLLRYLIKDQNVPASLIQHLEALQVLECTKLTILVPSSISFENLLTLKVSKCHGLLSLITSSTARSLSQLARLEITECEMVEEIVASEGDEVEAEISFNQLKHLELHSLPKLTRFCSGNESFNFPSLEQVIVRECLKMEIFVQGELSVPNLESIQTTEDENEWCWDGSLNATIQHLFKQTIAKKVEEQKNIELV, from the exons ATGGCAGTGACAACCTCACTAGCTGGTGCTGCCGCTAGTAAAGTTGCCAATGAAGCTGTTGATTCAGTATGGCGTCAAATTGGGTACATATGGAACTACAAAACCAACATCGATGACTTTCAGCAGCAACTTCTAAAGCTGAAAGCTGAAAGACAGAACATGCTACACAGTGTGGATGAGGCCAGAAGGAACGGGGAAGAAATTGAAGACACTACAACCATCTGGTTGAAGAGTGCGGATGATGCAATTGAAGCAGCAGAGGAGATCCTTAATGGCAATGACACTTCCAAAAAGAGATGCTTCATGGGTTGCTGTCCTAATTTCAAGGCCCGTCATCAATTTAGCAGAAAAGCAAAGAAGGACACACCAGGCATCGCACAAGTTCAACGAGAAAGAAATTCCATCCTTAAAATCTCCAATCGTTTGGATGTGCAGGCAATGGAGCCTGTCAAAAATTACGAGGCTTTAGAATCGAGAATGGAAGTATTGAAGGATATTATAGGGGCATTGAAGAGTGATGATATCAATTTGATTGGGGTTTATGGTTTAGGAGGTGTGGATAAAACAACGCTTGTGAAACAACAGGTTATAGCACAAGTCAAAGAAGAAGGCATTTTCAAAATGGTGGCTATAGCAAATGTGACGCATATTTGGGAGCTGAGCAGAATTCAACAAGAAATTGCAGATTGGTTAGGTCTCAAGTTTCACATTGAGTCAATTGAAGTAAGGGCAGCAACGTTACGTGCACGGTTGAAACAGGAGGAGAAAGTTCTTATTGTTCTAGATGATATTTGGGAGCCGATCGAAATGGAGAAGATAGGAATTCCTGATAAGGATGATCATGAAGGATGCAAAGTATTAATGACATCTAGAGATCTAAATGTATTATTGAACATGGATGTCCAAAGACATTTCCTGCTTCAAGTTTTACAAGAAAATGAGGCTTGGAAACTATTTGAAAAGAAGGCTGGTGATTTCAAAAACTCAAAATTACAATCAATTGCAATTAAAGTGGCGAGGAGATGTGCAGGTTTGCCCGTTCTTATCATGGCTGTTGCAACCTCATTGAGAGATAAGGAATTGTATGAATGGAATGATGCCTTGGAACACCTACAAAAATTCGCTGACAAAGGAATGGATGCGCAGGTTTACTCAGCCCTTGAGTGGAGTTACAAGTTTTTGGGTGATGACCACAAGTCCTTATTTATCCTTTGCGCACAAGCAAGTGAATCCATCATACCCATCACATACTTGGTGAAATATGCTAAGGGGTTGGGCTTATTTCAGAAATGCACTACGATAAGGGTTCTTAGAGATAGACTACTTAAAGTGGTCAATGACTTAAAAAGGTCATGTTTCTTAATGGAAGGTGACAACAATGAATTTGTCAGAATGCACGATGTTGTTCGCAATTTTGCTACAGTAATAGCTTCCAAGCAACATCATGTCTTCATTGTACCTTCTCAAACTGAACTGCAAGAATGGTCGGAGGACACATTTGAACGATGCACTGCCATTTCTTTGCTGTTTTGCAATATCCCCAAGCTTCCTCAAGTACTTGAATGCCCAAAACTTGAGTCCCTTATACTCAGCAATGGCGGAAATCCCTCACTCAGAATCCCAGAGAATTTTTTCAGTAGAACGAAAAAATTAAAACTCCTGGATTTAACTCATGTGAATTTGTTACCATTGCCATTCTCACTTGGTTTTCTTCAAAACATTCAAGCGTTATGCTTGAATCATTGCGTTTTGGAAGATATAAGTGCAGTCGGACAACTAAATAAGTTGCAAGTTCTCAGTTTAGTTGGTTCCAATATAGTTCAGCTTCCAATGGAAATAAGGAACTTGACTCGTTTACAACTTCTGGATTTAGGAAAATGCCGAAGGCTTGTAGTGATTCCACCGGGTATCTTAAATTGCTTGACCAAATTAGAAGAGTTGAGCATGTTGGGTAGCTTTGTTCAGTGGGAGGGTGAAGGTCATAGTGGCAAAAGAAATAATGCTAGTCTTTCTGAGTTGAAGACATTGTCTAACCTAATCAATTTAGAAATTCACATTAGCGATGCAAAGATCATGCCAGTGGATTTGTTCCATGCGAAGTTAGAAAGATTCAAAATAGTTATAGGGGATAATCAGGATTATTATGGTAATCATGGCGTTCTTAAATTGGTGAAACTCAAGATCAATGATGGCTTTGAATTGGAGAGGGTAAAGGTCTTGTTTATAGAAACTGAATATTTGTGTTTGGATGATATCAAGGGTGTGGAAAATGTGCTCCCCAAATTAGAAAGGCAAGGCTTTCCCGAGTTGAAGCATCTACAAATCCAAAACTGTCATGAGATGCAATTTATTATAGATACGACAAGGATGTGTGACATCATCTCTTTCCGGAGCCTTGAGTCGTTATCTTTGCTAAATTTGAACAAATTGGAGAATATCTGTTATGGTGCATTTGCAATTACCTCTTTTAACAATTTAAGAAAGTTGAAGGTGGGGAACTGCAATGCATTGAAGAATATGTTTTCATTTTCTATGTTTAGATGCCTCGTCCAGCTACAAGAAATTAACGTAAGTAAATGTGAAATCCTGAAAGAGATTGTTGCTGCGAGTTATGAAGATGAAACAATCAAGCTGACTCAATTAGAAATACTAACGCTAGAAAATCTACCCCAGCTTGAAGGATTTTGCTCTCCAACTAACGGGGCTTCTGCAGAAATTTTATTGGTGGATGAATTCGAAAATCTTTTCAGCAAAAAG ATTCAATTTCCCAATTTGGTAAAACTGAAATTGTTATCAATAAAAGTGGAGAAGATATGGCACAACCTCAACACAGAATTCTGTCCATTTGACAAATTGACAACCATTATTGTTCAAGGCTGTCAAAATTTAACATATGTGTTGACATCTTTGATGGTTAGGAGTCTTGCTCAACTAAAGAAATTTGAGATACGTGATTGCAAATCCATGGAAGAAGTGATAAGAATAGAAGGAGAGATCGAAGAAAAAATGATATTTCCCAAATTGAACCATTTATTTCTGGGTCGTCTTCCGAAAGTCGTAAATTTTTGCAAGAGCAACTTAATTAAATTTCCTAACATGGAAGAGTTACGGATAAGTGGTTGTCCTTGTCTACAAACATTTGTCTCAACTGGTAATGAAGCTGGCCAACAACAAGATTCCAGTACTCTTTTTGATGAAAAG GTTGATTTCCCTAACTTGGAGCAACTTGTAATTTCCACAGTCCATAGGATGAAGGTAATATGGGGCAATGAACTCCGTGAAGATTCCTTTCGCAGACTGAAAGGATTTGTGATAGAAAATGCTAAAGGATTGGTGAAAGTTTTCGCACCCAATTTAGATTTGACAAGATTTCAGAATCTTGAGAGCTTATGTATAGATAGCTGTAAGGCTTTGACAGGGTTGTTTGACATCCGATGTTTGATTGGTGTGAAGAATGAAAGAGGTGTTTCTCAATTGAAAATACTCAAAGTATTTAGTACTCCAAATTTGAAGTATGTATGGAATGAAGATCCCAAAGGAATTCTCGACTTTCACAATTTAATCCACGTGAATATTCGAAGATGCTCAAGTCTGAAATGTGTGTTTCCAGTCTCCATAGCAAGAGGTCTTGTGAATCTAGAAAAGCTTCATGTATTAGATTCCGCAATCAAGGAAATCGTAGCAGGGGATGAGGAACGAATACAAGGTGCTACTGTGTTTGAGTTTCCTCGGTTGAAAGAATTACGTCTTAGAAGATTATCACAACTTGAAACATTCTACCCAGGAACTCATACCTTAGAGTGGCCAGCATTACAACAATTATATATCACCGAATGCTATCAATTTCACATATTCACTCTCTCGTTTAAAAAG ATCATCCCAAACTTGGAGGAAGTAGCACTAAATGGTAAGGAAGTCAGAAGGATACGTGAAGCCCAACTTCCAGCGGAATTATTTCACAGACTTAAACTTGTTGACTTCGATTTTTTTGATGAAGAGTCAGCAGTTTTTCCGTATGATCTCCTTCACATATTCCGCAATTTGGGAACACTTAAAGTGTCAAACAGTAAATTGAAAGAGCTGTTCCCACCTCAAGGAGTACTTGTTGGCGATGAGATGCGGTCGTTGATTCTTACAAGAATGCATTCCTTGGAATTGTTCTGCCTACGCAATCTCAAGACCATATGGAACCAAGTCCTTCAAACTCTTCAAACACTAATCATTAAATTTTGTGATAGTTTAATAATTTTAGCACCGTCCTCGGCATCTTTCCAAAGTCTAACATCCTTAGATATATGTGACTGCAGAGGATTAGTGAGCTTAGTGACATTTTCTACAGCAACAAGTTTGATGCAGCTTCAAAGTTTGAGAGTAAGAAATTGCATACAGGTGAAGGTTATTGTATCAGATGAGGGAGATGAAGCAATGAATGAGATTAACTTcgttaaattaaaaactttggTACTTGATTGTTTGCCAAACCTTACCAGCTTCTGCTTAGGGAATCACATTTTCAAATTCCCTTGTCTAACGAAGGTAGTTGTGAATCAATGCCCCAACATGGAGTTCTTTTCTAAAGGAATCTCAAGCACACCAATGCTGGCAAGAGTACAACGAACAGAAGTAGAGAACACAGGATATTGGCTTGGCAATCTTAACTCTACTATGAGTTTCTTGTACAAAAAGATG tttgGATTCCAAGGGCTGCGGCATCTGACACTCTCTGAATTTTCAAACTTGAAAGACAGATGGGACAATGAACTTCCACTAGAGATCTTTTGTGATTTAAATTCACTGGTGATTGATGAGGTTGCATTTTCCTCATATTCAATACCATCTAGTTTACTGGAGCACTTGAACAAATTGGAGAAGCTGGAAGTAGCTAACTGTGAATTATTGGAAGAAGTTTTTGATCTACAAGAATGGAGTGATGAGACTCAAGAACAAAGAGAGCTACTTCCCAAGTTAAATAGGTTTCATTTGATCAATTTGCCAAAGCTGAGACAAGTATGGAATGAGCATCTTGGACGAATATTGAACTTCAAACACCTTCAATTGCTCAAGGTTCATAACTGTTGCAGGCTGAGGATGATATTCACTCCATCTATGGCTCAAGGACTTGTGCAATTGCAAAAAATGGAAGTGAAAAAGTGTGTTTCAGTGGAAGAGATCATTTCAAAAGGAGCAAAAGAGGATGGGATGATCAATTTCCCAATGCTAAACTCGCTTGTTCTTCACTCTCTGCCCAAACTGACAGTTTTTCGTGCAGGAAGAGGCATTGTGCATTGTCCATCCTTGAAAAAAATTGCTGTAATTGACTGTCCAAAGGTAGAAGTATTTACTTCCACAGCTGATGAAGAACCAGAACAACTTAACTATGATGGAATTTCCATCTTCTATGGAAAG GTTAAATTCCGAAGCTTAAAGGGATTAAGAGTGGATTGGAACAACAACATGAAGAAGATATTGGCAGAAAGTCATGACTTGTTTTGCAGTCTGGAGTTTGTTAAGCTGAAGCACTTTCCTATTGAGTATTCTAGTTTTCCATCCAGATTCCTTGAGAGATCACCCAATCTGGAAAAGCTTTTTGTAAGTGATGCTTCCTTTGAAGAATTATTCTCAGAAGAAGTGACCTTTAATGAGGAAGAATCTTTAAAGAAAGTAACACCCTTGAGAGGATTAACTCTTTCTAAGCTTCCCTTGCTGAGATATCTGATCAAGGATCAGAATGTGCCAGCTTCATTGATTCAACATCTGGAAGCTCTTCAAGTATTGGAATGCACCAAATTGACCATTTTGGTGCCATCATCGATCTCTTTTGAGAATTTGTTAACTTTGAAAGTTTCCAAATGTCATGGATTGTTAAGTTTGATAACGTCCTCGACTGCTAGAAGTTTGTCGCAACTCGCAAGATTGGAAATAACAGAATGCGAAATGGTGGAGGAAATAGTTGCGAGTGAAGGAGATGAAGTCGAAGCGGAGATTAGCTTCAATCAGCTGAAACATCTGGAACTTCATAGTTTGCCAAAACTCACAAGATTCTGCTCAGGAAATGAAAGCTTCAACTTCCCATCTTTGGAACAAGTAATTGTGCGAGAATGCCTTAAGATGGAGATTTTTGTTCAAGGAGAATTATCTGTTCCGAATTTAGAGAGTATTCAAACTACAGAAGATGAAAATGAATGGTGTTGGGATGGCAGCCTCAATGCTACTATACAGCACTTGTTCAAACAAACG ATTGCCAAAAAGGTTGAAGAACAGAAGAACATTGAACTGGTGTGA
- the LOC136205279 gene encoding cytochrome P450 726A27-like, giving the protein MYMCMYAVDFYPTVLFLLLQKKKMELKMPSFPILFCFLLFIFTVLKIRRKNQNQNHHSNFPPGPWKFPIIGNIPQLIGGLFHQRLADLAKIHGPIMSIQQGQILSVVISSVEAAKEVLKIQGEVFAGRPPALAGDVLYYDRQDIVFAPYGDHWRQMRKICTLEFLSAKRVQSFRSVREENVSGFVRFLGTKAESSVNLTKSVGDLTNSVVLITTYGKCEESLLVMLEKVKDAVIDSSSGTDLFPSLKFLQYFNGAKLKLERVQKEVDKMLEDILKEHKVQHKSGDNNLLQVLLDVQEHGDLQLPLTNEAIKANVMEIFFGGSHTSSKTVEWAMSELMKSPNSMRKAQEEVRRVFAEKEKVEEARIHELKYLRSIVKETLRLHPPSTFVTRECRLKTKVNGYDIYPKTILHVNVWAIGRDPNVWVEPEKFCPERFEDGQIDYKGANMELIPFGAGKRICPGITFATSYVELLLANLLYHFDWKFPDGITPANLDMTEIYHGALARKHDLCLIPVPFFKV; this is encoded by the exons atgtatatgtgtaTGTATGCAGTTGACTTTTATCCAACAGTACTCTTTCTCCTcttacagaaaaaaaaaatggagcTGAAAATGCCCTCTTTCCCGATCCTCTTCTGCTTTCTCCTTTTCATCTTCACAGTATTAAAGATACGGCGgaagaatcagaatcagaatcaccACTCAAACTTTCCTCCGGGGCCATGGAAGTTTCCGATCATAGGCAACATTCCACAGTTAATCGGCGGTCTATTCCATCAACGCCTAGCTGATTTAGCTAAAATCCACGGTCCAATCATGAGTATTCAACAAGGCCAAATTCTATCCGTTGTGATTTCTTCAGTCGAAGCAGCAAAAGAAGTCCTCAAAATCCAGGGTGAAGTCTTCGCCGGACGTCCTCCCGCCCTCGCCGGAGATGTCCTATATTACGATCGCCAGGATATTGTCTTTGCACCATACGGTGATCACTGGAGACAGATGAGGAAAATCTGCACACTGGAGTTTCTGAGTGCGAAACGCGTCCAGAGTTTCAGATCAGTGAGGGAAGAAAACGTTTCGGGTTTCGTCAGATTCCTCGGCACTAAAGCAGAATCGTCGGTAAATCTGACAAAATCCGTCGGTgatttgacgaattctgtggtGCTTATTACAACCTATGGAAAATGTGAAGAGAGTTTATTGGTTATGCTGGAGAAAGTGAAAGATGCAGTGATTGATTCAAGTAGTGGTACGGATCTGTTTCCTTCGTTGAAATTCCTTCAGTATTTCAATGGGGCAAAATTAAAATTGGAGAGGGTGCAAAAAGAAGTGGATAAGATGCTTGAAGATATTCTTAAAGAACATAAAGTTCAACATAAGTCTGGAGATAACAACCTTTTACAGGTTTTGTTGGATGTACAGGAACATGGAGACCTTCAACTTCCATTGACAAATGAAGCCATCAAAGCCAACGTTATg GAAATATTTTTTGGTGGGAGCCATACATCTTCTAAAACTGTGGAATGGGCAATGTCGGAATTGATGAAGAGCCCAAACTCAATGAGAAAAGCACAAGAAGAGGTGAGGCGAGTGTTTGCTGAGAAGGAAAAAGTAGAGGAAGCAAGAATTCACGAGTTGAAATACCTCAGGTCAATTGTCAAAGAAACTCTAAGATTACACCCTCCATCGACCTTCGTCACAAGAGAATGCAGACTAAAAACAAAAGTCAATGGATATGATAtttatcccaaaactatactTCACGTCAATGTATGGGCAATCGGAAGAGATCCCAATGTTTGGGTTGAACCTGAGAAGTTTTGTCCTGAAAGATTCGAAGATGGTCAAATAGATTACAAAGGTGCAAATATGGAACTAATACCATTTGGTGCAGGAAAAAGAATATGCCCAGGAATCACTTTCGCCACATCTTATGTGGAGCTTCTCCTTGCAAACTTATTATATCATTTTGATTGGAAATTTCCCGATGGAATCACACCTGCAAATCTTGATATGACTGAAATTTATCACGGTGCCCTGGCTAGAAAACACGACCTTTGCCTGATTCCGGTTCCATTTTTTAAAGTTTAA